A single Micromonospora luteifusca DNA region contains:
- a CDS encoding M48 family metallopeptidase gives MTPRGWALLTLAGLTVVLVVIAALFIPWHRPPAPRADQLAALRDLPAEQVAKGREFRAALRPGGYAALAVGLLVALALGLTPLGSRLVELVSRPFGGHWAAQAVLGGLAVVLVADLVTLPFAAWRQSVLTRYGLSTNGWSGWAVDLLKSYAVSAVIGAVALFGFYAVIRFAPRWWWAFGAAGAALLVILLSFVLPVLVEPVFNKFTPMEQGPLRTELMSMAARDGVPVRDVLVADASRRTKAVNAYVSGLGPTRRVVVYDTLLREATPAEVTAVVAHELGHAKDSDVTVGTLTGALGAAAAVVALYLLGSWGPLLRLAGVDAVAQPRAFPLLLALVTVAGLVAAPVQALMSRRVEARADAHALALTRDPEAFESMQRRLGSVNLGDPDPPRWEYLYSASHPSTVERMAAARAYAREAGR, from the coding sequence GTGACTCCGCGTGGCTGGGCCCTGCTGACCCTGGCCGGGTTGACCGTCGTGTTGGTCGTGATCGCCGCGCTGTTCATTCCGTGGCACCGACCGCCAGCCCCGCGCGCCGACCAGCTCGCCGCGCTGCGGGACCTGCCGGCCGAGCAGGTGGCCAAGGGGCGGGAGTTCCGGGCGGCGCTGCGCCCCGGCGGATACGCCGCGCTGGCCGTGGGGCTGCTGGTCGCCCTCGCGCTCGGGTTGACCCCGCTGGGCAGTCGCCTGGTCGAGCTGGTGAGCCGGCCGTTCGGGGGGCACTGGGCCGCCCAGGCGGTGCTCGGCGGGCTGGCCGTGGTGCTCGTCGCCGACCTGGTGACACTCCCGTTCGCCGCCTGGCGCCAGAGCGTGCTCACCCGCTACGGGCTGAGCACCAACGGTTGGAGCGGCTGGGCGGTCGACCTGCTCAAGTCGTACGCGGTCAGTGCGGTGATCGGCGCGGTGGCGCTGTTCGGCTTCTACGCGGTCATCCGGTTCGCGCCGCGCTGGTGGTGGGCGTTCGGCGCGGCCGGTGCGGCTCTGCTGGTGATCCTGCTGTCGTTCGTGCTGCCGGTGCTGGTGGAGCCGGTCTTCAACAAGTTCACCCCGATGGAGCAGGGCCCGCTGCGCACCGAGCTGATGAGCATGGCCGCCCGCGACGGGGTGCCGGTGCGCGACGTGCTGGTCGCCGATGCCTCCCGCCGCACCAAGGCGGTCAACGCGTACGTCTCCGGTCTCGGACCGACCCGCCGGGTGGTCGTCTACGACACGCTGCTGCGCGAGGCGACTCCAGCGGAGGTGACCGCGGTGGTGGCGCACGAGTTGGGGCACGCGAAGGACTCCGACGTGACGGTCGGCACGCTGACCGGGGCACTGGGTGCCGCGGCGGCCGTGGTGGCGCTCTACCTGCTCGGCTCGTGGGGGCCGCTGCTGCGGCTGGCCGGCGTCGACGCGGTCGCCCAACCCCGCGCCTTCCCGTTGCTGCTGGCCCTCGTCACGGTGGCCGGGTTGGTCGCCGCACCGGTGCAGGCGCTGATGTCGCGACGGGTGGAGGCGCGGGCCGACGCGCACGCGCTCGCGCTGACCCGTGACCCGGAGGCCTTCGAGTCGATGCAGCGCCGGCTCGGCTCGGTCAACCTCGGCGACCCCGACCCGCCGCGCTGGGAATACCTCTACTCGGCCTCGCACCCGTCCACCGTCGAGCGGATGGCCGCCGCCCGCGCGTACGCCCGGGAGGCCGGCCGATGA
- a CDS encoding NYN domain-containing protein, producing MPLTEPYDDHLPQEDLVALDGAAGNPDDNVVSETSGASDPAPGDDPAVEPEATLPEPTLPEPEPTLPEPEPTLPEPVRQRIVTLTAAVLPTLPADEVPVPLRRVAKFAPNRRARLGAPAIAAQLTADPLFRQRVTARILTDAGDLGAAVVEGTAPAAADPVEVAALAYLARPRGWRELIDASGAAVRAEADSAVVAELVREAEQRATRAEHDRAVARVEAEKLRDELARVREELGQLREEFRQVTRTLRETQARERKATELLATERGRAARASADVDAELRRARARLAEAESAAGVARASAKEARSVDDARLWLLLETIGQAAVGLRRELALDPVDKLPADFVADAFAEQPGTAPASPAARARDTDDPARLDQLLALPRAHLVVDGYNVTKRGFGDMSLEQQRKRLITGLGGIAAQTGDEVTVVFDGAERMHGLPPAPRGVRVLFSRKGETADELIRRLVRAEPSGRPVVVVSSDREVADGVRRHGAYPLGADSLLRRLARS from the coding sequence ATGCCCCTCACCGAGCCGTATGACGACCACCTCCCGCAGGAGGACCTGGTCGCGCTCGACGGTGCTGCGGGCAACCCGGACGACAACGTAGTCAGCGAGACATCAGGCGCATCCGACCCGGCACCGGGCGACGATCCAGCTGTCGAGCCGGAGGCAACGCTGCCGGAGCCGACGCTGCCCGAGCCGGAGCCGACGCTGCCCGAGCCGGAGCCGACGCTGCCCGAGCCGGTCCGGCAGCGGATCGTGACGCTGACCGCCGCGGTGCTGCCCACCCTGCCCGCCGACGAGGTGCCGGTGCCGTTGCGCCGAGTGGCCAAGTTCGCCCCCAACCGGCGGGCCCGGCTCGGTGCTCCCGCCATCGCCGCCCAGCTCACCGCCGACCCGCTGTTCCGGCAGCGGGTCACCGCCCGGATCCTGACCGACGCCGGTGACCTCGGCGCTGCCGTCGTCGAGGGCACCGCGCCCGCCGCCGCCGACCCGGTCGAGGTCGCCGCGTTGGCCTACCTGGCCCGGCCGCGCGGCTGGCGGGAGCTGATCGACGCCAGCGGCGCCGCCGTGCGTGCCGAGGCGGACAGCGCGGTCGTCGCCGAGCTGGTCCGGGAAGCTGAGCAGCGGGCCACCCGCGCCGAGCACGATCGCGCCGTGGCCCGGGTCGAGGCCGAGAAGCTGCGTGACGAGCTGGCCCGCGTCCGCGAGGAGTTGGGTCAGCTCCGCGAGGAGTTCCGGCAGGTCACCCGCACCCTGCGGGAGACACAGGCCCGCGAGCGCAAGGCGACCGAGCTGCTGGCCACCGAGCGCGGCCGGGCCGCGCGTGCCAGCGCCGACGTGGACGCCGAACTACGCCGTGCCCGCGCCCGGCTGGCCGAGGCCGAGTCCGCCGCCGGCGTGGCCCGGGCCAGCGCCAAGGAGGCCCGCTCGGTCGACGACGCCCGGCTCTGGCTGCTGCTGGAGACCATCGGCCAGGCCGCTGTCGGGCTGCGCCGGGAGCTGGCGCTCGACCCGGTCGACAAACTCCCCGCCGATTTCGTCGCCGACGCGTTCGCCGAGCAGCCGGGCACCGCCCCGGCCAGCCCGGCCGCACGTGCCCGCGACACCGACGACCCGGCCCGACTGGACCAACTGCTCGCCCTGCCTAGGGCGCACCTGGTGGTGGACGGCTACAACGTCACCAAGCGCGGCTTCGGCGACATGTCCCTGGAGCAGCAGCGTAAACGCCTGATCACCGGGCTGGGTGGGATCGCCGCGCAGACCGGCGACGAGGTCACCGTCGTGTTCGACGGCGCCGAGCGGATGCACGGGCTGCCACCCGCGCCGCGCGGCGTCCGGGTGCTCTTCTCCCGCAAGGGCGAGACCGCTGACGAGCTGATCCGGCGGCTGGTCCGCGCCGAGCCGTCGGGTCGCCCGGTGGTGGTGGTGTCGTCCGACCGTGAGGTCGCCGACGGGGTACGCCGGCACGGGGCGTACCCGCTGGGCGCCGACTCGCTGCTGCGGCGGCTCGCCCGTTCCTGA
- a CDS encoding lysophospholipid acyltransferase family protein has translation MPLLYDLMKLTVGTTLRLAWRPRVEGLEHLPRHGGAILAGNHLSVADELFLASATPRHVTFWAKAEYFTGRGPGGWLNRRIVAGMGAIRVDRADGRAALRALDAAVPVLRAGGLVAVYPEGTRSPDGRLYRGRVGMTRLARDAGVPIIPVGVLGTAEVLPVDARLPRRHPVTLRFGPPIPVAERIEGPRDIRKVTDEVMAAIQKLTGQEYVPRYAPPRGSTG, from the coding sequence GTGCCCCTGCTGTACGACCTCATGAAGCTGACCGTCGGCACCACGCTGCGGCTGGCCTGGCGACCGCGCGTCGAAGGACTGGAGCACCTACCCCGACACGGTGGCGCGATCCTCGCCGGTAATCACCTCTCCGTCGCCGACGAACTGTTCCTGGCCAGCGCGACCCCTCGGCACGTCACCTTCTGGGCCAAGGCCGAGTACTTCACCGGCCGTGGCCCGGGCGGCTGGCTCAACCGGCGGATCGTCGCCGGCATGGGCGCCATCCGAGTCGACCGCGCCGACGGCCGGGCCGCGCTGCGCGCCCTCGACGCCGCCGTGCCGGTGCTGCGCGCCGGCGGTCTGGTCGCCGTCTACCCGGAGGGCACCCGCTCCCCGGACGGGCGGCTCTACCGGGGCCGCGTCGGAATGACCCGGCTGGCCCGCGACGCCGGGGTGCCGATCATCCCGGTCGGCGTGCTCGGCACCGCCGAGGTGCTGCCGGTCGACGCGCGGCTGCCCCGCCGACACCCGGTCACCCTGCGATTCGGCCCACCGATCCCGGTCGCCGAGCGCATCGAGGGGCCCCGCGACATCCGGAAGGTCACCGACGAGGTGATGGCGGCGATCCAGAAGCTCACCGGCCAGGAGTACGTGCCGCGCTACGCGCCACCCCGAGGGAGCACCGGCTGA
- a CDS encoding SAM-dependent methyltransferase yields the protein MQRPDWAPDTIDIERPSVARMYDYYLGGSHNFAADRAAAQAMVAAVPEAPLMAQANRAFLRRAVHHLAEAGIRQFLDIGSGIPTVGNVHEIAQRLDPQSRVVYVDVDPVAVAHSREILAGNDRAVVVQEDLRHPEAILAHPDVRKLLDLSQPVAVMVVAVLHFVSDDDRPAELLRVLREALAPGSYLVLSQASDDGRSDDERAEAERVYRRTDNPLWVRSRAELTALFDGFELLDPGVVWVPQWRPDSPESAEDAERAVFMGGVGRLGD from the coding sequence ATGCAGCGGCCGGACTGGGCACCCGACACCATCGACATCGAGCGCCCGAGTGTCGCGCGGATGTACGACTACTACCTCGGGGGCTCGCACAACTTCGCCGCCGACCGGGCTGCGGCGCAGGCGATGGTCGCGGCGGTGCCCGAGGCGCCGCTGATGGCGCAGGCCAACCGGGCGTTCCTGCGCCGGGCCGTGCACCACCTCGCCGAGGCCGGGATCCGGCAGTTCCTGGACATCGGCTCGGGCATTCCGACCGTCGGCAACGTGCACGAGATCGCCCAGCGGCTCGACCCGCAGTCACGGGTGGTCTATGTGGACGTCGACCCGGTGGCCGTGGCGCACAGCCGTGAGATCCTCGCCGGCAACGACCGGGCGGTGGTGGTGCAGGAGGACCTGCGGCACCCGGAGGCGATCCTGGCCCATCCCGACGTCCGCAAGCTGCTCGACCTGAGCCAGCCGGTGGCCGTGATGGTCGTGGCCGTCCTGCACTTCGTCTCCGACGACGACCGACCGGCGGAGCTGCTGCGGGTGCTGCGTGAGGCGTTGGCCCCCGGCAGCTACCTGGTGCTGTCGCAGGCCAGCGATGACGGGCGCAGCGATGACGAACGCGCCGAGGCGGAGCGGGTCTACCGGCGGACGGACAACCCTTTGTGGGTGCGCAGCCGCGCCGAGCTGACTGCGCTCTTCGACGGGTTCGAGCTGCTCGACCCCGGGGTGGTCTGGGTGCCCCAGTGGCGACCGGACTCTCCGGAGAGCGCGGAGGACGCCGAGCGCGCGGTCTTCATGGGCGGCGTCGGGCGACTCGGTGACTGA
- a CDS encoding response regulator transcription factor has translation MTTSPTPATRTKVLLVDDHDLIRKGLRHAFERDRQFEVVGEAATAAEGVRQAGALQPDVVIMDLRLPDGSGLEATRALRKSSASMGIVVLTMYAGDDQLFGALEAGASAFVPKTAPADEVVAAARHAASSPSAFTAADLAEAMKRRLAPSGPQLSPREGQVLRLLADGMSVAGIAKQLFVSESTAKTHISKLYEKLGAANRAQALMTALRLGLLEAPDAPKF, from the coding sequence ATGACCACAAGTCCGACACCGGCCACCCGCACCAAGGTCCTCCTTGTTGATGATCACGACCTGATTCGTAAGGGGCTGCGACACGCCTTCGAGCGCGACCGCCAGTTCGAGGTCGTCGGTGAGGCCGCCACGGCGGCAGAGGGCGTACGCCAGGCCGGCGCACTGCAGCCGGACGTGGTGATCATGGATCTGCGGCTGCCCGACGGCAGCGGCCTGGAGGCCACCCGCGCGCTGCGCAAGTCCAGCGCGTCGATGGGCATCGTGGTGCTGACCATGTACGCCGGCGACGACCAGCTCTTCGGCGCTCTGGAGGCCGGCGCGAGTGCCTTCGTGCCGAAGACCGCCCCGGCCGACGAGGTGGTGGCCGCCGCACGGCACGCCGCCTCCTCCCCCAGCGCGTTCACCGCCGCCGACCTGGCCGAGGCGATGAAGCGCCGGCTCGCCCCGTCCGGCCCGCAGTTGTCCCCCCGGGAGGGGCAGGTGCTGCGGCTGCTCGCCGACGGGATGAGCGTGGCGGGTATCGCCAAGCAGCTGTTCGTCAGCGAGTCCACGGCCAAGACCCACATCTCCAAGCTCTACGAGAAGCTCGGGGCGGCCAACCGGGCTCAGGCTCTGATGACCGCGCTGCGGCTCGGCCTGCTCGAGGCACCGGACGCGCCGAAGTTCTGA
- a CDS encoding glycosyltransferase family 4 protein — MTRTLLITNDFPPRPGGIQSFVHNLAVRQPAGSVVVYASSWRGAAKFDADQPFEVIRERTKVLLPTPLIARRAARLARAYDCDTVWFGAAAPLGLLAAGLRRRAGVRRVVALTHGHEVGWAALPAARPALRRIGRGVDVTTYLGEYTRSRLARVLGGVTELRRLAPGVDVDTYHPTVDGEQVRARLGLTDRPVVVCVSRLVPRKGQDMLIRALPEIRRRVPDAALLIVGGGPYRATLEKLARQTGVERDVVFTGSVPSAELPAHYAAGDVYAMPCRTRNRGLDVEGLGIVYLEASATGLPVVAGDSGGAPDAVREGETGYVVSGRDIAQLADRVARLLADRDLARQLGAAGRAWVEREWRWEAQAERMAALLAG; from the coding sequence ATGACCCGCACGCTGCTGATCACCAACGATTTTCCGCCCCGCCCGGGCGGCATTCAGTCCTTCGTGCACAACCTCGCGGTGCGTCAACCAGCTGGCTCGGTGGTCGTCTACGCGTCGAGTTGGCGCGGGGCCGCGAAGTTCGACGCCGACCAGCCGTTCGAGGTGATCCGGGAGCGCACCAAGGTGCTGTTGCCCACCCCGTTGATCGCCCGCCGGGCGGCGCGGTTGGCTCGCGCGTACGACTGCGACACGGTGTGGTTCGGCGCGGCGGCTCCGTTGGGGCTGCTCGCCGCCGGTCTGCGTCGGCGGGCCGGCGTACGCCGGGTGGTGGCGCTGACCCACGGCCACGAGGTTGGTTGGGCGGCGCTGCCGGCCGCCCGGCCGGCGCTGCGGCGTATCGGTCGGGGCGTGGACGTCACCACCTACCTCGGCGAGTACACCCGTAGCCGGCTGGCCCGCGTGCTGGGCGGGGTGACCGAGTTGCGCCGGCTCGCGCCCGGGGTCGACGTGGACACCTACCACCCGACCGTGGACGGTGAGCAGGTCCGGGCCCGGCTCGGTCTGACCGACCGGCCGGTGGTGGTCTGTGTGTCCCGGCTGGTGCCGCGCAAGGGTCAGGACATGCTGATCCGGGCGCTTCCGGAGATCCGCCGGCGGGTGCCCGACGCGGCGCTGTTGATCGTCGGCGGCGGGCCGTACCGGGCGACCCTGGAGAAGCTGGCCCGGCAGACCGGTGTGGAGCGGGACGTCGTGTTCACCGGCTCGGTCCCGTCGGCGGAGTTGCCGGCGCACTACGCGGCCGGCGACGTCTACGCGATGCCGTGCCGCACCCGCAACCGGGGCCTCGACGTGGAGGGGCTCGGCATCGTCTACCTGGAGGCGTCCGCGACCGGCCTGCCGGTGGTGGCCGGTGACTCCGGGGGCGCCCCGGACGCGGTCCGCGAGGGGGAGACCGGCTACGTCGTAAGCGGGCGGGACATCGCCCAGCTCGCCGACCGGGTCGCCCGGCTGCTCGCCGACCGGGATCTGGCCCGCCAACTGGGCGCCGCCGGTCGGGCGTGGGTGGAGCGCGAGTGGCGCTGGGAGGCGCAGGCGGAACGGATGGCGGCGCTGCTCGCCGGTTGA
- a CDS encoding GAF domain-containing sensor histidine kinase, with protein sequence MPASTATAPHPHPLAAAARLVMLALIAILTLFATRDVAQLWWIALLAVAGLPSLLAPQHRLIAPLSRVAEVVVLGLAASQVAAVASIGGTVGGLGASAVLPYLAVPVTVTALRRRFREGAALLAVAAATLLVSGALTEVGGRLQLGQAGYLAVCAQWLILAALGLYAAGTLHRVMAVRGEGKPQPYAEATRLLTQLRTVARQLPGATLDPGGISEHLLEELRTVARADRGAVLSASGGGRLVVLAQAGVDRVDWETTLDADSAIADAWASQQAQTAARSQSRSHRGAEVSALIVPLVAGVRTVGLVVLEADVAHAYPPPVVSRVTALTRPAALRLEAALLFDEVRSLATNEERQRLAREIHDGVAQELVMVGYGIDNAMATVFDDADETAEALRTLRGEVTRVIQELRLSLFELRSEVDRQGGLAAAIAEYARTVGASGGLRVHLSLDESTARLPAATEAELLRIAQEAVTNARKHAGASNLWVTCEVDPPYAQIEVSDDGQGMADQRPDGRYGLAIMAERAERIRGRLEIRPRQPSGTTVAVVVGTSSRRDNVRDSAAPEGE encoded by the coding sequence GTGCCCGCATCCACAGCCACCGCACCGCACCCGCATCCCCTCGCCGCGGCCGCCCGCCTGGTGATGCTGGCGCTGATCGCCATCCTGACCCTGTTCGCCACCCGCGACGTCGCCCAGCTGTGGTGGATCGCGCTGTTGGCGGTGGCCGGGCTCCCGTCGCTGCTGGCCCCGCAGCACCGGCTGATCGCGCCGCTGAGTCGGGTCGCCGAGGTGGTGGTGCTGGGCCTGGCCGCGAGCCAGGTGGCCGCGGTGGCGTCGATCGGCGGCACGGTCGGCGGGCTCGGCGCCTCGGCGGTGCTGCCCTACCTGGCCGTCCCGGTGACCGTCACCGCGCTGCGCCGCCGCTTCCGTGAGGGCGCCGCCCTGCTCGCGGTCGCCGCCGCCACCCTGCTGGTCAGCGGCGCGCTGACCGAGGTCGGCGGACGGCTCCAGCTCGGCCAGGCGGGTTACCTCGCGGTCTGCGCGCAGTGGCTGATCCTGGCGGCCCTGGGCCTCTACGCCGCAGGCACGCTGCACCGGGTGATGGCGGTCCGCGGTGAGGGCAAACCCCAGCCGTACGCCGAGGCCACCCGGCTGCTGACCCAGCTGCGTACGGTGGCCCGGCAGCTGCCCGGGGCCACCCTGGACCCGGGCGGCATCTCCGAGCACCTGCTCGAGGAGCTGCGCACGGTGGCCCGGGCGGACCGGGGCGCGGTGCTGTCCGCCAGTGGCGGCGGTCGGCTCGTGGTGCTCGCCCAGGCCGGTGTCGACCGGGTGGACTGGGAGACGACGCTGGACGCGGACTCGGCGATCGCCGACGCCTGGGCCAGTCAGCAGGCACAGACCGCCGCGCGTTCGCAGTCCCGTTCGCACCGGGGCGCCGAGGTGTCCGCGCTGATCGTTCCGCTGGTCGCCGGGGTGCGCACGGTGGGGCTGGTGGTGCTGGAGGCGGACGTCGCGCACGCGTACCCACCGCCGGTGGTGTCCCGGGTGACCGCCCTGACCCGGCCGGCCGCACTGCGGCTGGAGGCGGCGCTGCTCTTCGACGAGGTGCGCTCGCTGGCCACCAACGAGGAGCGGCAGCGGCTGGCCCGGGAGATCCACGACGGGGTGGCACAGGAACTGGTGATGGTCGGCTACGGCATCGACAACGCCATGGCCACCGTCTTCGACGACGCCGACGAGACCGCCGAGGCCCTGCGTACACTGCGCGGCGAGGTGACCCGGGTGATCCAGGAGCTGCGGCTGAGCCTCTTCGAGCTGCGCAGTGAGGTGGACCGGCAGGGCGGGCTGGCGGCGGCGATCGCCGAGTACGCGCGCACCGTCGGTGCGTCCGGTGGGCTGCGGGTGCACCTCTCGCTGGACGAGTCCACGGCCCGGCTGCCGGCTGCCACCGAGGCCGAGTTGCTGCGCATCGCGCAGGAGGCGGTGACCAACGCGCGCAAGCACGCCGGAGCCTCGAATCTGTGGGTCACGTGCGAGGTCGACCCCCCGTACGCGCAAATAGAAGTGTCGGATGACGGTCAGGGGATGGCTGACCAGCGCCCCGACGGACGGTACGGTCTTGCGATCATGGCCGAGAGGGCGGAACGTATCCGGGGCCGGTTGGAGATCAGGCCACGGCAACCCAGCGGCACAACCGTGGCGGTGGTTGTTGGCACCTCGTCCCGCCGAGATAACGTGCGCGACAGCGCAGCACCAGAAGGGGAGTAA
- a CDS encoding TetR/AcrR family transcriptional regulator, whose amino-acid sequence MSDEGGVRDRLVAAGVDLVLSEGQAAVSLREIARRAGVSHGAPRRYFPTHVDLLSAIAREGFDDLTARVEQTLRDVDPDPRTRLVALARTYLDFAATHRGMFELMFRHDLLDSGRLRLRETSLPLFAVLADLVAQVRRPTDAPAPVLAGVLWANLHGIAQLWAWGSLPLATGALDDEALLRAALDAHLGPTLD is encoded by the coding sequence ATGAGCGACGAGGGTGGCGTGCGCGACCGGCTGGTGGCCGCCGGAGTCGACCTGGTGCTGAGCGAGGGCCAGGCGGCGGTGTCGCTACGGGAGATCGCCCGCCGCGCCGGGGTCTCACACGGCGCCCCGCGCCGCTACTTCCCCACCCACGTCGACCTGCTCTCCGCCATCGCCAGGGAGGGCTTCGACGACCTCACCGCCCGCGTCGAGCAGACGCTGCGCGACGTCGACCCGGACCCGCGTACCCGATTGGTCGCGCTGGCCCGGACGTACCTGGACTTCGCGGCGACCCACCGCGGCATGTTCGAGCTGATGTTCCGGCACGACCTGCTGGACAGCGGCCGGCTGCGGCTACGCGAGACGAGCCTGCCGCTGTTCGCCGTCCTGGCCGACCTGGTCGCCCAGGTCCGCCGGCCGACCGACGCACCCGCACCGGTGCTCGCCGGCGTGCTCTGGGCCAACCTGCACGGCATCGCCCAACTCTGGGCCTGGGGCAGCCTGCCCCTGGCCACCGGCGCACTCGACGACGAGGCCCTGCTGCGCGCCGCGCTCGACGCCCATCTCGGCCCGACGCTCGACTGA
- a CDS encoding putative bifunctional diguanylate cyclase/phosphodiesterase, with protein MTQAQLESLLDRLTGQLAGALLTEPFDLRAGHRVGAELVAAHIASAEGLGRTVEVIQLRLVRDLGLVAEDVEDRMARLLAAVATGYARALRDRTLDEQESIRRAAMRARTQAERALRASEARFRHQATHDPLTGLPNRTLFTERLTAALNEPGRGAQRVGVCFLDLDRFKVVNDTLGHQVGDRLLVTVAERLCRAMGEHLVARLGGDEFVILVDRTGGTDDMVTVAETALAAVRTPALVDGHELQISASIGIVERQVAGANPGDLMRAADSTLHWAKSAGGSRWALYDAERNQRELARYALSAAIPAALERGEFYLDYQPLTSLRDGSLVGVEALVRWRHPELGVLRPDSFIGLAEETGLIVQLGGWVLAEACREAEAWSAGGVTAPFVSVNLAVRQVHRPGLVQEVSALLRQTGLPPERLQLEITESTMMSSAEEPVRALRVLADLGVRIAIDDFGTGYSNLAYLRDLPVTELKVAGEFVAGLRSPSVGRTDERILASLVSLAHALDLTVTAEGVETAGQAERLRAIGCDAAQGWHFGRPAPADRILARIR; from the coding sequence ATGACCCAGGCGCAGCTGGAGTCCCTGCTGGACCGGCTCACCGGGCAACTGGCCGGCGCGTTGCTGACGGAGCCGTTCGACCTGCGTGCCGGGCACCGGGTCGGTGCCGAGCTGGTCGCCGCGCACATCGCCTCCGCGGAGGGGCTGGGTCGTACCGTCGAGGTCATCCAGCTCCGGTTGGTGCGCGACCTGGGTCTGGTGGCCGAGGACGTCGAGGACCGGATGGCCCGGCTGCTGGCGGCCGTGGCGACCGGCTACGCCCGCGCACTGCGCGACCGGACGCTCGACGAGCAGGAGTCGATCCGCCGGGCCGCGATGAGGGCCCGGACGCAGGCCGAGCGGGCGCTGCGCGCCAGCGAGGCCCGGTTCCGGCATCAGGCCACCCACGACCCGCTCACCGGTCTGCCCAACCGGACACTGTTCACCGAGCGGCTCACCGCCGCGCTCAACGAACCCGGCCGTGGAGCGCAGCGGGTCGGGGTGTGCTTCCTGGACCTGGACCGCTTCAAGGTCGTCAACGACACCCTGGGTCACCAGGTCGGCGATCGACTGCTGGTCACGGTGGCCGAACGGCTGTGCCGGGCCATGGGTGAGCACCTGGTGGCCCGACTCGGCGGGGACGAGTTCGTCATCCTGGTGGACCGCACCGGGGGCACCGACGACATGGTGACGGTGGCCGAGACGGCGCTGGCCGCGGTACGCACACCGGCGCTGGTCGACGGGCACGAGTTGCAGATTTCGGCGAGCATCGGCATCGTCGAACGCCAGGTGGCGGGAGCCAACCCCGGTGACCTGATGCGGGCCGCGGACAGCACCCTGCACTGGGCCAAGTCCGCCGGCGGGTCGCGCTGGGCGCTCTACGACGCCGAACGCAACCAACGCGAACTGGCCCGGTACGCGCTCTCCGCCGCCATCCCCGCCGCGTTGGAGCGGGGCGAGTTCTACCTCGACTACCAGCCGCTGACCTCACTGCGCGACGGCAGCCTGGTCGGCGTCGAGGCGCTGGTCCGTTGGCGCCACCCGGAGCTGGGGGTGCTGCGTCCGGACAGCTTCATCGGGTTGGCCGAGGAGACCGGCCTGATCGTCCAGCTGGGCGGGTGGGTGCTGGCCGAGGCCTGCCGCGAGGCGGAGGCGTGGTCGGCCGGTGGCGTCACCGCACCGTTCGTCAGCGTCAACCTGGCGGTACGGCAGGTGCACCGGCCCGGGTTGGTGCAGGAGGTCAGCGCGCTCCTGCGGCAGACCGGCCTGCCGCCGGAACGGCTCCAACTGGAGATCACCGAGAGCACGATGATGAGCAGCGCCGAGGAGCCGGTACGCGCCCTGCGGGTGCTGGCCGACCTCGGTGTGCGGATCGCCATCGACGACTTCGGCACCGGCTACAGCAATCTGGCGTACCTACGGGACCTGCCGGTGACCGAGCTGAAGGTCGCCGGGGAGTTCGTTGCCGGCCTGCGGTCGCCTTCGGTCGGCCGCACCGACGAGCGGATCCTCGCCTCACTGGTCTCGCTGGCGCACGCGCTGGACCTGACGGTCACCGCTGAGGGGGTGGAGACCGCCGGGCAGGCCGAGAGGCTGCGGGCGATCGGCTGCGACGCCGCTCAGGGCTGGCATTTCGGCCGCCCGGCCCCTGCCGACCGGATCCTGGCCCGCATCCGCTGA